The following proteins come from a genomic window of Sorghum bicolor cultivar BTx623 chromosome 3, Sorghum_bicolor_NCBIv3, whole genome shotgun sequence:
- the LOC110434225 gene encoding uncharacterized protein LOC110434225 gives MCFCGDPCKVEISEDEETYRQRYWMCSNFAWEPTPKQRRSNFITPPPLCDFEQWIDAEIKESDKRLLQGLKEWDAECAEILEKRRREEAQKREHKEEEERRRVAAAREEREKKLERVRRAKAAMDENPDAQRKGKWPRCTQ, from the exons ATGTGCTTTTGTGGTGATCCTTGCAAGGTAGAAATTTCAGAAGACGAGGAAACCTATCGGCAGAGGTATTGGATGTGTTCCAATTTTGCCTGGGAGCCTACGCCAAAACAACGCCGCAGTAACTTTATT ACCCCTCCACCATTGTGTGATTTTGAGCAGTGGATCGACGCTGAGATTAAGGAGTCCGACAAGCGGCTTCTACAAGGCCTAAAGGAGTGGGATGCAGAGTGTGCAGAGATATTAGAGAAGAGACGTAGAGAGGAGGCTCAAAAGAGGGAGcacaaggaagaggaggaaagaAGACGTGTTGCTGCGGCTCGGGAGGAGAGGGAAAAGAAGCTTGAGCGTGTGCGCCGAGCGAAGGCAGCGATGGATGAGAATCCAGATGCCCAGCGGAAGGGAAAGTGGCCTCGTTGCACTCAGTAG